In a single window of the Esox lucius isolate fEsoLuc1 chromosome 22, fEsoLuc1.pri, whole genome shotgun sequence genome:
- the LOC105022549 gene encoding activin receptor type-2A isoform X1, protein MGAATKLAFAVFLISFSSGAILGGSETQECVYYNSSWEKERTNRSGIEPCYGDKDKRLHCFATWKNFSGTVEIVKQGCWLDDYNCYDSSECVERKESPDVFFCCCEGNMCNEKFLYSPDPQAVQSKSSSTSNPFTQKPQLFNTLLYSLVPIMSIAAIVLFSFWMYRHHKLAYPPVLVPTQHAFHIMIEDPLGPHTPPSPVMGQKPLQLIEVKARGRFGCVWKAQLLNEYVAVKVFPIQDKLSWQNEYEIYSLSGMKHENLLHFIGIEKRGNNMDIDLWLITAYHDHGSLTDYLKANVVSWNELCHISQSLARGLAYLHEDIPGLKDGHKPAIAHRDMKSKNVLLKSDLTACIADFGLALKFEAGKSAGDIHGQVGTRRYMAPEVLEGAINFQRDSFLRIDMYALGLVLWELAARCTAADGPVDEYALPFEEEVGQHPSLEDMQEVVVHKKLRPCLRECWQKHAGLFMLCETIEECWDHEAEARLSAGCVEERVIQMQRQTNVVAPEEIVTVVTMVTNVDFPPKESSL, encoded by the exons GTGCCATCCTGGGAGGCTCGGAAACACAGGAGTGTGTTTATTACAACTCCAGctgggagaaggagagaacCAATCGCAGTGGCATCGAGCCGTGCTACGGGGACAAGGACAAGCGGCTCCATTGCTTCGCCACCTGGAAGAACTTCTCAGGAACCGTGGAGATTGTCAAGCAGGGCTGTTGGCTGGACGATTACAACTGCTACGACAG TAGTGAATGcgtggagaggaaagagagtcCGGATGTCTTCTTCTGTTGCTGCGAAGGCAACATGTGTAACGAGAAGTTCCTGTACAGCCCAGACCCACAGGCCGTCCAAAGTAAGTCCTCTT CGACCTCCAACCCGTTCACCCAGAAGCCTCAGCTGTTCAACACCTTGCTGTACTCTCTAGTGCCCATCATGAGTATCGCCGCCATTGTGCTCTTCTCCTTCTGGATGTACCGACATCACAAGTTGGCGTACCCGCCTGTCCTGGTGCCAACGCAG CACGCCTTTCATATAATGATAGAG gACCCGCTTGGGCCACACACGCCTCCCTCTCCAGTCATGGGACAGAAACCGCTGCAGCTGATCGAGGTCAAAGCTAGGGGGCGCTTTGGTTGTGTCTGGAAGGCTCAGCTGCTCAACGAATACGTAGCTGTCAAAGTCTTTCCCATTCAG GACAAGCTGTCGTGGCAGAATGAGTACGAGATCTACAGTCTAAGTGGGATGAAACACGAGAACCTGCTTCACTTCATCGGTATAGAGAAGAGGGGTAACAACATGGATATAGACCTCTGGCTCATCACAGCCTACCATGACCAC GGCTCTCTGACTGATTACCTGAAGGCCAACGTGGTGTCGTGGAACGAGCTGTGCCACATCTCCCAGTCCTTGGCCCGGGGACTCGCCTATCTCCACGAGGACATCCCAGGCCTGAAGGACGGACACAAGCCTGCCATCGCTCACAG GGACATGAAGAGTAAGAATGTGCTTCTGAAAAGCGACCTGACCGCTTGCATAGCGGACTTCGGTCTGGCCCTGAAGTTTGAAGCGGGGAAGTCGGCCGGAGATATCCACGGACAG GTGGGCACCAGGCGCTACATGGCCCCTGAGGTGCTGGAGGGGGCCATCAACTTCCAGCGGGACTCCTTCCTGAGGATAGACATGTACGCCCTGGGCCTGGTGCTCTGGGAGCTGGCCGCTCGATGCACCGCCGCGGACG GGCCAGTGGATGAATACGCTCTGCCGTTCGAGGAGGAGGTAGGCCAGCACCCGTCTCTtgaggacatgcaggaggtggTGGTGCATAAGAAGCTCCGGCCCTGCCTCCGGGAGTGCTGGCAGAAACACGCG GGCCTATTCATGCTGTGTGAGACCATCGAGGAGTGCTGGGATCACGAGGCGGAGGCGCGCCTCTCGGCCGGCTGCGTGGAGGAGCGCGTCATCCAGATGCAACGCCAGACCAACGTCGTCGCCCCGGAGGAGATCGTCACCGTCGTCACTATGGTGACCAACGTGGACTTCCCGCCCAAGGAGTCCAGCCTCTGA
- the orc4 gene encoding origin recognition complex subunit 4 isoform X1 → MKDPLAVPLEFYRAYTSESTYFGYSKTARTMSKRKVKETHMTVGECISQVQTILRQRFCHQRLPEKPMGIESQHKHLLELLRRTAVHGESNSVLIVGPRGSGKTMLLKCVLRDLLEVKDVNKNVLQVHLNGLLQTDDRIALKEITRQLNLENVVGDKVFGSFAENLAFLLEALKKGDRSSSRPVLFILDEFDLFAHHKNQTLLYNLLDVSQSAQAPVAVIGLTCRLDVLELLEKRVKSRFSHRQIHLLSSLSFRQYLDNVILQLSLPPDFADAKFFEEWNDSIKRLCKDKSVVDVLEKHYNSSKDFRSLHLLLMLVLSQVSVCKPSIKPTDLLEASRVCVADSKANILHGLSVLELCLIIAMKHLSDIYEGEPFNFQMVHNEFKKFLQRKSQSIYNFDKPVVMKAFEHLQQLELIKSVDGSTGKIHKEYQLMKLMLDHNQIMEALQKYPQCPTDVKQWALSAFG, encoded by the exons ATGAAAGATCCACTGGCAGTACCTTTGGAGTTTTATAGGGCTTACACATCAGAAAGCACATATTTTGGTTACAGTAAA ACCGCTCGCACCATGAGTAAACGAAAAGTAAAAGAAACACACATGACCGTTGGCGAATGTATTTCTCAG GTTCAGACGATATTGAGGCAGAGATTTTGTCACCAGAGGCTCCCGGAAAAGCCAATGGGGATTGAATCACAACACAA ACACCTGTTGGAGCTGCTGAGGAGGACAGCTGTTCATGGAGAGAGTAACTCTGTACTCATTGTGGGACCCAGGGGGTCTGGGAAAACAATG CTTCTGAAGTGTGTCTTGAGGGATTTACTGGAAGTGAAGGATGTCAACAAGAATGTGTTACAGGTCCACCTGAATG GGCTTCTACAGACTGATGACAGAATAGCCCTTAAAGAAATCACCCGCCAGCTCAATCTTGAGAATGTAGTAGGGGACAAGGTGTTT GGTAGTTTTGCTGAAAACCTGGCCTTCCTTCTTGAGGCATTGAAGAAAG GTGATCGCAGCAGCAGTCGGCCTGTCCTCTTTATTCTGGATGAGTTTGACCTGTTTGCCCACCATAAGAACCAAACTCTGCTTTACAACCTCCTCGACGTCTCCCAGTCTGCTCAAGCTCCGGTCGCTGTGATCGGCCTCACCTGCAGACTG GATGTTTTGGAGCTGTTGGAGAAGAGGGTCAAGTCCAGGTTCTCTCACAGACAGATCCACCTGCTCAGCTCACTGAGCTTCAGGCAGTATCTGGACAATGTCATCTTACAGCTCAGCCTGCCTCCGGACTTTGCCGATGCCAAGTTCTTTGAGGAGTGGAATGACAGCATTAAG AGACTATGCAAAGACAAATCGGTGGTCGATGTCTTAGAAAAACATTATAACTCGAGCAAAGACTTCCGATCCTTGCACCTGTTGTTG atgttggttttgagcCAAGTAAGCGTATGTAAACCTTCCATCAAACCCACTGACCTTCTGGAAGCCAGCAGAGTCTGTGTGGCGGATTCCAAAGCAAACATACTTCATG GTCTGTCTGTTCTTGAATTGTGCTTGATAATTGCGATGAAACACTTGAGTGACATCTATGAAGGAGAACCGTTTAACTTCCAAATGGTTCACAATG AGTTTAAAAAGTTCCTCCAGAGGAAATCTCAGTCCATCTATAACTTTGACAAGCCGGTCGTCATGAAG GCATTTGAACACCTTCAGCAGTTGGAGTTAATTAAATCTGTTGACGGTTCAACAGGGAAGATCCATAAGGAGTACCAGTTGATGAAACTCATGCTAGACCACAACCAGATAATGGAGGCACTGCAGAAATACCCCCAGTGCCCCACAGATGTCAAACAATGGGCCTTGTCTGCATTTGGTTGA
- the orc4 gene encoding origin recognition complex subunit 4 isoform X2, producing MSKRKVKETHMTVGECISQVQTILRQRFCHQRLPEKPMGIESQHKHLLELLRRTAVHGESNSVLIVGPRGSGKTMLLKCVLRDLLEVKDVNKNVLQVHLNGLLQTDDRIALKEITRQLNLENVVGDKVFGSFAENLAFLLEALKKGDRSSSRPVLFILDEFDLFAHHKNQTLLYNLLDVSQSAQAPVAVIGLTCRLDVLELLEKRVKSRFSHRQIHLLSSLSFRQYLDNVILQLSLPPDFADAKFFEEWNDSIKRLCKDKSVVDVLEKHYNSSKDFRSLHLLLMLVLSQVSVCKPSIKPTDLLEASRVCVADSKANILHGLSVLELCLIIAMKHLSDIYEGEPFNFQMVHNEFKKFLQRKSQSIYNFDKPVVMKAFEHLQQLELIKSVDGSTGKIHKEYQLMKLMLDHNQIMEALQKYPQCPTDVKQWALSAFG from the exons ATGAGTAAACGAAAAGTAAAAGAAACACACATGACCGTTGGCGAATGTATTTCTCAG GTTCAGACGATATTGAGGCAGAGATTTTGTCACCAGAGGCTCCCGGAAAAGCCAATGGGGATTGAATCACAACACAA ACACCTGTTGGAGCTGCTGAGGAGGACAGCTGTTCATGGAGAGAGTAACTCTGTACTCATTGTGGGACCCAGGGGGTCTGGGAAAACAATG CTTCTGAAGTGTGTCTTGAGGGATTTACTGGAAGTGAAGGATGTCAACAAGAATGTGTTACAGGTCCACCTGAATG GGCTTCTACAGACTGATGACAGAATAGCCCTTAAAGAAATCACCCGCCAGCTCAATCTTGAGAATGTAGTAGGGGACAAGGTGTTT GGTAGTTTTGCTGAAAACCTGGCCTTCCTTCTTGAGGCATTGAAGAAAG GTGATCGCAGCAGCAGTCGGCCTGTCCTCTTTATTCTGGATGAGTTTGACCTGTTTGCCCACCATAAGAACCAAACTCTGCTTTACAACCTCCTCGACGTCTCCCAGTCTGCTCAAGCTCCGGTCGCTGTGATCGGCCTCACCTGCAGACTG GATGTTTTGGAGCTGTTGGAGAAGAGGGTCAAGTCCAGGTTCTCTCACAGACAGATCCACCTGCTCAGCTCACTGAGCTTCAGGCAGTATCTGGACAATGTCATCTTACAGCTCAGCCTGCCTCCGGACTTTGCCGATGCCAAGTTCTTTGAGGAGTGGAATGACAGCATTAAG AGACTATGCAAAGACAAATCGGTGGTCGATGTCTTAGAAAAACATTATAACTCGAGCAAAGACTTCCGATCCTTGCACCTGTTGTTG atgttggttttgagcCAAGTAAGCGTATGTAAACCTTCCATCAAACCCACTGACCTTCTGGAAGCCAGCAGAGTCTGTGTGGCGGATTCCAAAGCAAACATACTTCATG GTCTGTCTGTTCTTGAATTGTGCTTGATAATTGCGATGAAACACTTGAGTGACATCTATGAAGGAGAACCGTTTAACTTCCAAATGGTTCACAATG AGTTTAAAAAGTTCCTCCAGAGGAAATCTCAGTCCATCTATAACTTTGACAAGCCGGTCGTCATGAAG GCATTTGAACACCTTCAGCAGTTGGAGTTAATTAAATCTGTTGACGGTTCAACAGGGAAGATCCATAAGGAGTACCAGTTGATGAAACTCATGCTAGACCACAACCAGATAATGGAGGCACTGCAGAAATACCCCCAGTGCCCCACAGATGTCAAACAATGGGCCTTGTCTGCATTTGGTTGA
- the LOC105022549 gene encoding activin receptor type-2A isoform X4 — MGAATKLAFAVFLISFSSGAILGGSETQECVYYNSSWEKERTNRSGIEPCYGDKDKRLHCFATWKNFSGTVEIVKQGCWLDDYNCYDSSECVERKESPDVFFCCCEGNMCNEKFLYSPDPQAVQTTSNPFTQKPQLFNTLLYSLVPIMSIAAIVLFSFWMYRHHKLAYPPVLVPTQDPLGPHTPPSPVMGQKPLQLIEVKARGRFGCVWKAQLLNEYVAVKVFPIQDKLSWQNEYEIYSLSGMKHENLLHFIGIEKRGNNMDIDLWLITAYHDHGSLTDYLKANVVSWNELCHISQSLARGLAYLHEDIPGLKDGHKPAIAHRDMKSKNVLLKSDLTACIADFGLALKFEAGKSAGDIHGQVGTRRYMAPEVLEGAINFQRDSFLRIDMYALGLVLWELAARCTAADGPVDEYALPFEEEVGQHPSLEDMQEVVVHKKLRPCLRECWQKHAGLFMLCETIEECWDHEAEARLSAGCVEERVIQMQRQTNVVAPEEIVTVVTMVTNVDFPPKESSL, encoded by the exons GTGCCATCCTGGGAGGCTCGGAAACACAGGAGTGTGTTTATTACAACTCCAGctgggagaaggagagaacCAATCGCAGTGGCATCGAGCCGTGCTACGGGGACAAGGACAAGCGGCTCCATTGCTTCGCCACCTGGAAGAACTTCTCAGGAACCGTGGAGATTGTCAAGCAGGGCTGTTGGCTGGACGATTACAACTGCTACGACAG TAGTGAATGcgtggagaggaaagagagtcCGGATGTCTTCTTCTGTTGCTGCGAAGGCAACATGTGTAACGAGAAGTTCCTGTACAGCCCAGACCCACAGGCCGTCCAAA CGACCTCCAACCCGTTCACCCAGAAGCCTCAGCTGTTCAACACCTTGCTGTACTCTCTAGTGCCCATCATGAGTATCGCCGCCATTGTGCTCTTCTCCTTCTGGATGTACCGACATCACAAGTTGGCGTACCCGCCTGTCCTGGTGCCAACGCAG gACCCGCTTGGGCCACACACGCCTCCCTCTCCAGTCATGGGACAGAAACCGCTGCAGCTGATCGAGGTCAAAGCTAGGGGGCGCTTTGGTTGTGTCTGGAAGGCTCAGCTGCTCAACGAATACGTAGCTGTCAAAGTCTTTCCCATTCAG GACAAGCTGTCGTGGCAGAATGAGTACGAGATCTACAGTCTAAGTGGGATGAAACACGAGAACCTGCTTCACTTCATCGGTATAGAGAAGAGGGGTAACAACATGGATATAGACCTCTGGCTCATCACAGCCTACCATGACCAC GGCTCTCTGACTGATTACCTGAAGGCCAACGTGGTGTCGTGGAACGAGCTGTGCCACATCTCCCAGTCCTTGGCCCGGGGACTCGCCTATCTCCACGAGGACATCCCAGGCCTGAAGGACGGACACAAGCCTGCCATCGCTCACAG GGACATGAAGAGTAAGAATGTGCTTCTGAAAAGCGACCTGACCGCTTGCATAGCGGACTTCGGTCTGGCCCTGAAGTTTGAAGCGGGGAAGTCGGCCGGAGATATCCACGGACAG GTGGGCACCAGGCGCTACATGGCCCCTGAGGTGCTGGAGGGGGCCATCAACTTCCAGCGGGACTCCTTCCTGAGGATAGACATGTACGCCCTGGGCCTGGTGCTCTGGGAGCTGGCCGCTCGATGCACCGCCGCGGACG GGCCAGTGGATGAATACGCTCTGCCGTTCGAGGAGGAGGTAGGCCAGCACCCGTCTCTtgaggacatgcaggaggtggTGGTGCATAAGAAGCTCCGGCCCTGCCTCCGGGAGTGCTGGCAGAAACACGCG GGCCTATTCATGCTGTGTGAGACCATCGAGGAGTGCTGGGATCACGAGGCGGAGGCGCGCCTCTCGGCCGGCTGCGTGGAGGAGCGCGTCATCCAGATGCAACGCCAGACCAACGTCGTCGCCCCGGAGGAGATCGTCACCGTCGTCACTATGGTGACCAACGTGGACTTCCCGCCCAAGGAGTCCAGCCTCTGA
- the LOC105022549 gene encoding activin receptor type-2A isoform X3, producing MGAATKLAFAVFLISFSSGAILGGSETQECVYYNSSWEKERTNRSGIEPCYGDKDKRLHCFATWKNFSGTVEIVKQGCWLDDYNCYDSSECVERKESPDVFFCCCEGNMCNEKFLYSPDPQAVQSKSSSTSNPFTQKPQLFNTLLYSLVPIMSIAAIVLFSFWMYRHHKLAYPPVLVPTQDPLGPHTPPSPVMGQKPLQLIEVKARGRFGCVWKAQLLNEYVAVKVFPIQDKLSWQNEYEIYSLSGMKHENLLHFIGIEKRGNNMDIDLWLITAYHDHGSLTDYLKANVVSWNELCHISQSLARGLAYLHEDIPGLKDGHKPAIAHRDMKSKNVLLKSDLTACIADFGLALKFEAGKSAGDIHGQVGTRRYMAPEVLEGAINFQRDSFLRIDMYALGLVLWELAARCTAADGPVDEYALPFEEEVGQHPSLEDMQEVVVHKKLRPCLRECWQKHAGLFMLCETIEECWDHEAEARLSAGCVEERVIQMQRQTNVVAPEEIVTVVTMVTNVDFPPKESSL from the exons GTGCCATCCTGGGAGGCTCGGAAACACAGGAGTGTGTTTATTACAACTCCAGctgggagaaggagagaacCAATCGCAGTGGCATCGAGCCGTGCTACGGGGACAAGGACAAGCGGCTCCATTGCTTCGCCACCTGGAAGAACTTCTCAGGAACCGTGGAGATTGTCAAGCAGGGCTGTTGGCTGGACGATTACAACTGCTACGACAG TAGTGAATGcgtggagaggaaagagagtcCGGATGTCTTCTTCTGTTGCTGCGAAGGCAACATGTGTAACGAGAAGTTCCTGTACAGCCCAGACCCACAGGCCGTCCAAAGTAAGTCCTCTT CGACCTCCAACCCGTTCACCCAGAAGCCTCAGCTGTTCAACACCTTGCTGTACTCTCTAGTGCCCATCATGAGTATCGCCGCCATTGTGCTCTTCTCCTTCTGGATGTACCGACATCACAAGTTGGCGTACCCGCCTGTCCTGGTGCCAACGCAG gACCCGCTTGGGCCACACACGCCTCCCTCTCCAGTCATGGGACAGAAACCGCTGCAGCTGATCGAGGTCAAAGCTAGGGGGCGCTTTGGTTGTGTCTGGAAGGCTCAGCTGCTCAACGAATACGTAGCTGTCAAAGTCTTTCCCATTCAG GACAAGCTGTCGTGGCAGAATGAGTACGAGATCTACAGTCTAAGTGGGATGAAACACGAGAACCTGCTTCACTTCATCGGTATAGAGAAGAGGGGTAACAACATGGATATAGACCTCTGGCTCATCACAGCCTACCATGACCAC GGCTCTCTGACTGATTACCTGAAGGCCAACGTGGTGTCGTGGAACGAGCTGTGCCACATCTCCCAGTCCTTGGCCCGGGGACTCGCCTATCTCCACGAGGACATCCCAGGCCTGAAGGACGGACACAAGCCTGCCATCGCTCACAG GGACATGAAGAGTAAGAATGTGCTTCTGAAAAGCGACCTGACCGCTTGCATAGCGGACTTCGGTCTGGCCCTGAAGTTTGAAGCGGGGAAGTCGGCCGGAGATATCCACGGACAG GTGGGCACCAGGCGCTACATGGCCCCTGAGGTGCTGGAGGGGGCCATCAACTTCCAGCGGGACTCCTTCCTGAGGATAGACATGTACGCCCTGGGCCTGGTGCTCTGGGAGCTGGCCGCTCGATGCACCGCCGCGGACG GGCCAGTGGATGAATACGCTCTGCCGTTCGAGGAGGAGGTAGGCCAGCACCCGTCTCTtgaggacatgcaggaggtggTGGTGCATAAGAAGCTCCGGCCCTGCCTCCGGGAGTGCTGGCAGAAACACGCG GGCCTATTCATGCTGTGTGAGACCATCGAGGAGTGCTGGGATCACGAGGCGGAGGCGCGCCTCTCGGCCGGCTGCGTGGAGGAGCGCGTCATCCAGATGCAACGCCAGACCAACGTCGTCGCCCCGGAGGAGATCGTCACCGTCGTCACTATGGTGACCAACGTGGACTTCCCGCCCAAGGAGTCCAGCCTCTGA
- the LOC105022549 gene encoding activin receptor type-2A isoform X2 codes for MGAATKLAFAVFLISFSSGAILGGSETQECVYYNSSWEKERTNRSGIEPCYGDKDKRLHCFATWKNFSGTVEIVKQGCWLDDYNCYDSSECVERKESPDVFFCCCEGNMCNEKFLYSPDPQAVQTTSNPFTQKPQLFNTLLYSLVPIMSIAAIVLFSFWMYRHHKLAYPPVLVPTQHAFHIMIEDPLGPHTPPSPVMGQKPLQLIEVKARGRFGCVWKAQLLNEYVAVKVFPIQDKLSWQNEYEIYSLSGMKHENLLHFIGIEKRGNNMDIDLWLITAYHDHGSLTDYLKANVVSWNELCHISQSLARGLAYLHEDIPGLKDGHKPAIAHRDMKSKNVLLKSDLTACIADFGLALKFEAGKSAGDIHGQVGTRRYMAPEVLEGAINFQRDSFLRIDMYALGLVLWELAARCTAADGPVDEYALPFEEEVGQHPSLEDMQEVVVHKKLRPCLRECWQKHAGLFMLCETIEECWDHEAEARLSAGCVEERVIQMQRQTNVVAPEEIVTVVTMVTNVDFPPKESSL; via the exons GTGCCATCCTGGGAGGCTCGGAAACACAGGAGTGTGTTTATTACAACTCCAGctgggagaaggagagaacCAATCGCAGTGGCATCGAGCCGTGCTACGGGGACAAGGACAAGCGGCTCCATTGCTTCGCCACCTGGAAGAACTTCTCAGGAACCGTGGAGATTGTCAAGCAGGGCTGTTGGCTGGACGATTACAACTGCTACGACAG TAGTGAATGcgtggagaggaaagagagtcCGGATGTCTTCTTCTGTTGCTGCGAAGGCAACATGTGTAACGAGAAGTTCCTGTACAGCCCAGACCCACAGGCCGTCCAAA CGACCTCCAACCCGTTCACCCAGAAGCCTCAGCTGTTCAACACCTTGCTGTACTCTCTAGTGCCCATCATGAGTATCGCCGCCATTGTGCTCTTCTCCTTCTGGATGTACCGACATCACAAGTTGGCGTACCCGCCTGTCCTGGTGCCAACGCAG CACGCCTTTCATATAATGATAGAG gACCCGCTTGGGCCACACACGCCTCCCTCTCCAGTCATGGGACAGAAACCGCTGCAGCTGATCGAGGTCAAAGCTAGGGGGCGCTTTGGTTGTGTCTGGAAGGCTCAGCTGCTCAACGAATACGTAGCTGTCAAAGTCTTTCCCATTCAG GACAAGCTGTCGTGGCAGAATGAGTACGAGATCTACAGTCTAAGTGGGATGAAACACGAGAACCTGCTTCACTTCATCGGTATAGAGAAGAGGGGTAACAACATGGATATAGACCTCTGGCTCATCACAGCCTACCATGACCAC GGCTCTCTGACTGATTACCTGAAGGCCAACGTGGTGTCGTGGAACGAGCTGTGCCACATCTCCCAGTCCTTGGCCCGGGGACTCGCCTATCTCCACGAGGACATCCCAGGCCTGAAGGACGGACACAAGCCTGCCATCGCTCACAG GGACATGAAGAGTAAGAATGTGCTTCTGAAAAGCGACCTGACCGCTTGCATAGCGGACTTCGGTCTGGCCCTGAAGTTTGAAGCGGGGAAGTCGGCCGGAGATATCCACGGACAG GTGGGCACCAGGCGCTACATGGCCCCTGAGGTGCTGGAGGGGGCCATCAACTTCCAGCGGGACTCCTTCCTGAGGATAGACATGTACGCCCTGGGCCTGGTGCTCTGGGAGCTGGCCGCTCGATGCACCGCCGCGGACG GGCCAGTGGATGAATACGCTCTGCCGTTCGAGGAGGAGGTAGGCCAGCACCCGTCTCTtgaggacatgcaggaggtggTGGTGCATAAGAAGCTCCGGCCCTGCCTCCGGGAGTGCTGGCAGAAACACGCG GGCCTATTCATGCTGTGTGAGACCATCGAGGAGTGCTGGGATCACGAGGCGGAGGCGCGCCTCTCGGCCGGCTGCGTGGAGGAGCGCGTCATCCAGATGCAACGCCAGACCAACGTCGTCGCCCCGGAGGAGATCGTCACCGTCGTCACTATGGTGACCAACGTGGACTTCCCGCCCAAGGAGTCCAGCCTCTGA